Genomic segment of Priestia megaterium NBRC 15308 = ATCC 14581:
GCTAACTTCAGGCGTGTTTGTTCACCACCACTTAAATTATCAACCTCTGTTTGAGGTATAGATAGCTTTCCTACCAACTCGTAGTCTACTTCTTCGTCAACGGGGGTAGTCAGCTGGTCGAAATAGGCAAAATCTACAAAGCAATTTATTTGACCTCTATCGGGCATAACTTGACCGGCCATTAATTTTAATAACGTACTCTTTCCAACTCCATTTTTTCCAACAATCCCAATTCGATCAAACTGATGTACGGTTAGTCGAGGGATATCTAATACTAATTGATCTAAAAAGGAGAGTTCAATATTTTCTAATTCTATACATACTTTTTCCACCATTCACTACCTCCAATTTATTAGTGCGATTGTAATTTTCTTTCCAATTACTTATTTACTCCAATTAAAATATCTAAATCTATCGTGACCTCAGCAGAATCCTGATTTATATACGTATTAATACGCCCTTTATCTGAAGACCAGGCAAGAGGAGTCATTTGAACCAAATTTTTAAGCTCTGCCTGATTAAGGTTCATTGTATAACTCAAACTGAATACATCCAGTAGATAGAAATGCTTTTTAAAAAGCGACACGATTTTATCATTTCTATAGATCTCTTTTTCAGTTTTGTTGAAGAGAAATTCTCGTAGTTCCTTTAAATAGTTGGGACGAGGAACAATTTTAATGACCAGTCCATCTTGAACTAAAGTTCTCTTGAATTCCTTGTAATTTGAAGGAGAAAAGATATTAAGAATCACATGAACCGATTCATCGACTAGCGGTGATTTTGCTAAATCTCCTATAAGCCAAATTGAATCTTTGTATTTCTTAGAAGCCATAATGATGCTTTCTTTTGAAATATCTAGACCAATGCCAGTTATTGCTGGACTTTTACACTCGTCCACAATTTTTTGTAAATGGGAGCCTTCTCCACACCCTAGATCTAGAACCGTAAAAGGATTGATAGCAACATCCATATGCTCCTTTATCATTTTCGTAATCGTTTTATGCATAGAAGTGTATAAGTTACTTTCCATAATGATTTTATGCCTTGCTTCGAACAATTCTTTCGTGTAATGACTGTTCGAGGGACGGGGCAATAAGTTTACATATCCTTGTTTTGCGAAGTCAAAAGTATGTTTTTTAGCACATATTAGGCTTCTGTCATTGACGACCCTCATTGAATTTTCACAGAATGGGCATTTAAATAATGATTCAAACTCATTCACACGTTTTGCACTTTTTATTTTTTTTGGCATGAGACCTCTTCCTTTCGAAATAAAAAAATCACAGGCAATCTGCCTGTGATTAAGAGTAAAGGGAAGAGACCCATCCTTATTAGATTAGAGGGTAAGCTAAGGTAGTCGTCACCAAATAGACCTTCCTTTTACTTAGAAAAAAGAAGGAAAATTATACATAAATAAAGAAAGGCAAAATGATCCGCCTTTCTTTACATTACATATTTTCTATGTGAAATAAAGATTATTAAAAAAGGACAGACTAATCCCGTTTACTCTGTATACACAAACAGAGCCTTTGAACATATTCAATTACTGGTTCAAAGTTGGGAAACGAAGTCTCATAAAGTGTGTCATTTTTTAATAATCCTCCTTAGAATTTAAAATACAATGAGTATTATAAAATCCTTATTAAAAAAAGTCAACAAAAACTAATACTTACTCAATTATTTAGCATTGAAAGCTCGTGGTACATGAGGATTTTTTGTTACCTGATTTTTATAATTCACATAATGGTAACTACATGTGTATAAGCTATTCATCTGATGTATCTCTTTTCAAATGTTTTTATATACTAATATTAAGGGAAGAAGGAATTTGTGATTTTTTATTATGAATTAATTCGTACAGGTTATTGGAAAAAATTTAAAATATATGAAGGTACATTGAATTTTAAGCAAGTTAAAGAAAATACAAAAGGTAAATATACTTGTGAAGATTGTGACCATAACATACGTTCAGAATCTATAAAAAACTTTTTAATAAGTAAATAGTAAAGTATTTCATTTAAATTATAAATTTTACTATTTACTCTCAGTGACGACAAATAGATTGATTTTCCTCGTTAAAGGTATGTATAAATGGTTTTCTTTGATGATATAGCTAACGTGTCCATCACATCTTCAATGATAATGATTTTACTAGAACTATTGATCACACAACACACTCCTTTTCTTTCTATTTTTTAATTATTTACTATATTATATTAATGCAAAGTTACAGATTGAAAGTTTTTATAGTGGATGTGTAAAAGGTATAACTAACTTATAAAAATGTAAGTTGTATCATTTACTCTAGATGACGACAAATTGTGGGTTTTTCTACAATATAAGTAATAGTTAACTCTATTTTTAATAAAATACGTTAATCATTACTCTTTTACATAATATAAAATAAAATATTATATACAATTGGTATATAAACTTATTAGTAATTCTGATACGCATATTATATATATATA
This window contains:
- a CDS encoding putative RNA methyltransferase, whose amino-acid sequence is MPKKIKSAKRVNEFESLFKCPFCENSMRVVNDRSLICAKKHTFDFAKQGYVNLLPRPSNSHYTKELFEARHKIIMESNLYTSMHKTITKMIKEHMDVAINPFTVLDLGCGEGSHLQKIVDECKSPAITGIGLDISKESIIMASKKYKDSIWLIGDLAKSPLVDESVHVILNIFSPSNYKEFKRTLVQDGLVIKIVPRPNYLKELREFLFNKTEKEIYRNDKIVSLFKKHFYLLDVFSLSYTMNLNQAELKNLVQMTPLAWSSDKGRINTYINQDSAEVTIDLDILIGVNK
- a CDS encoding erythromycin resistance leader peptide; its protein translation is MTHFMRLRFPTLNQ